From a single Paraburkholderia sp. D15 genomic region:
- a CDS encoding ATP-binding protein, producing the protein MRIDRRLLTLAFGGLFWRTFLLIALLIAVSLAAWFQSFRVIEREPRAQRVALQLVAIVKLTRTALLYSDPDLRRALLQDLESNEGVRVYPRETSDKYKLQPDESLNRLIEHDIRGRLGDDTVIAQSVNDIPGVWISFKIDDDDYWVALDRDQLDNATGLQWAGWGVFALALSLFGAAFITSLVNRPFARLAMAARKVGSGQSPEPLPERGMGVAAETNRSFNQMVQDLEQLEADRALMLAGISHDLRTPLARLRLETEMSPSDQSTKDAMVDDIEQMDMIIGRFLDYARPVQRVPEPVDLSVIAGELAARMQSEDSMRLITRLAPSAVIEADETDMRRVVGNLLENARKYGLSDGDGIPHVILETRVSHSRVELSVVDEGPGIPEDQLALVTRPFYRVNSARTQANGTGLGMAIVQRLVGRYRGALRLRNRTPGPGLEVTIEFPLAKGA; encoded by the coding sequence ATGCGGATCGACCGGCGCCTCCTGACGCTCGCGTTCGGCGGCCTTTTCTGGCGGACCTTTCTGTTGATCGCGCTGTTGATCGCAGTGAGTCTCGCCGCGTGGTTCCAGAGCTTCCGGGTGATCGAACGCGAGCCGCGCGCGCAGCGCGTGGCCCTGCAACTGGTCGCGATCGTGAAGCTCACGCGCACCGCCCTCCTTTATTCCGATCCCGACCTGCGGCGCGCCCTGCTGCAGGATCTGGAGAGCAATGAAGGCGTGCGCGTGTATCCGCGCGAAACCTCCGACAAGTACAAGCTCCAGCCCGACGAGTCGCTGAACCGGCTGATCGAACACGACATTCGCGGCCGGCTCGGCGACGACACCGTGATCGCGCAGAGCGTGAACGACATCCCCGGCGTGTGGATCAGCTTCAAGATCGACGACGACGACTACTGGGTCGCGCTCGACCGCGATCAACTCGATAACGCGACCGGTCTGCAATGGGCTGGCTGGGGCGTGTTCGCGCTGGCGCTGTCGCTGTTCGGCGCGGCCTTCATCACGAGTCTGGTGAACCGGCCGTTCGCACGTCTTGCGATGGCCGCGCGCAAGGTCGGCTCGGGCCAGTCGCCCGAACCGTTGCCCGAGCGCGGCATGGGTGTGGCCGCCGAAACCAATCGCAGTTTCAACCAGATGGTGCAGGATCTCGAACAGCTCGAAGCCGATCGCGCGCTGATGCTCGCGGGCATCTCGCACGATCTGCGCACGCCACTCGCGCGGCTGCGGCTCGAAACCGAAATGAGCCCGTCCGATCAGAGCACGAAGGACGCGATGGTCGACGACATCGAGCAGATGGACATGATCATCGGCCGCTTCCTCGATTACGCGCGGCCGGTGCAGCGCGTGCCGGAACCCGTCGACCTGTCGGTGATCGCCGGCGAACTCGCCGCGCGCATGCAGAGCGAGGACAGCATGCGGCTGATCACGCGGCTGGCGCCGTCGGCGGTGATCGAGGCCGACGAGACCGACATGCGTCGCGTGGTCGGCAATCTGCTGGAGAACGCGCGCAAGTATGGCCTGAGCGACGGCGACGGCATCCCGCACGTGATTCTGGAGACGCGCGTGTCGCACTCGCGCGTCGAGCTTTCGGTGGTCGACGAAGGCCCCGGCATTCCGGAAGATCAACTCGCGCTCGTCACGCGGCCGTTCTATCGTGTGAATTCGGCGCGCACCCAGGCGAACGGCACGGGCCTGGGCATGGCAATTGTGCAGCGGCTCGTCGGCCGTTATCGCGGCGCGCTGCGTCTGCGCAATCGCACGCCAGGCCCGGGACTCGAAGTCACGATCGAGTTCCCGCTCGCCAAGGGCGCTTGA
- a CDS encoding peroxiredoxin — protein MKTVGDKVEAFTITAAKPGFNNHEENGVSAFEEITEQSFPGKWKIIYFYPKDFTFVCPTEIVEFGKLAKDFEERDAVLLGGSVDNEFVKLAWRREHKDLDKLNHYAFGDVKGELIDQLGVRDKEAGVALRATFIVDPDNTIQHVSVNNLNVGRNPEEVLRILDGLQTDELCPCNRAVGGATL, from the coding sequence ATGAAAACCGTTGGCGATAAAGTCGAAGCGTTCACCATCACCGCCGCCAAGCCCGGCTTCAACAATCACGAGGAAAACGGTGTCTCCGCGTTCGAGGAGATCACCGAGCAGTCGTTTCCGGGCAAGTGGAAGATCATCTATTTCTATCCGAAGGACTTCACCTTCGTGTGCCCGACCGAAATCGTCGAGTTCGGCAAGCTGGCCAAGGATTTCGAGGAACGCGACGCGGTGCTGCTCGGCGGCAGCGTCGACAACGAGTTCGTGAAGCTCGCCTGGCGCCGCGAGCACAAGGATCTCGACAAGCTGAACCACTATGCGTTCGGCGACGTGAAGGGCGAACTGATCGATCAACTCGGCGTGCGCGACAAGGAAGCCGGCGTCGCGCTGCGCGCCACCTTCATCGTCGATCCGGACAATACGATCCAGCACGTGTCGGTGAACAATCTGAATGTCGGCCGCAATCCGGAAGAAGTGCTGCGTATTCTCGACGGCCTGCAGACGGACGAACTGTGTCCGTGTAACCGCGCGGTCGGCGGCGCAACGCTTTAA
- a CDS encoding carboxymuconolactone decarboxylase family protein: protein MEFLASIKALVPDYAKDIRLNLDGTIARSSLEGNDAVGVALAAAFAAKSTLIVTAIREAGVLSAEETNGALTAAALMGMNNVWYPYVEMTGSADLKSQPAQLRMNAYASHGGVDKRRFEMYALAASIIGKCHFCVKSHFDTLVAEGMSSTQLRDVGRIAAVINATAQCIAAEGK, encoded by the coding sequence ATGGAATTCCTGGCTTCGATCAAGGCCCTCGTGCCGGACTACGCGAAAGACATCCGTCTGAATCTGGACGGCACGATCGCGCGCTCGTCGCTCGAGGGAAACGATGCGGTCGGCGTCGCGCTGGCCGCGGCCTTCGCCGCGAAAAGCACGCTGATCGTCACCGCGATTCGGGAAGCGGGCGTGCTGTCGGCGGAGGAAACCAACGGCGCGCTGACCGCCGCCGCGTTGATGGGCATGAACAACGTCTGGTATCCGTACGTCGAGATGACGGGCAGCGCGGATCTGAAGTCGCAACCCGCGCAGTTGCGGATGAATGCTTATGCGTCGCACGGCGGCGTGGATAAGCGGCGCTTCGAGATGTATGCGCTGGCGGCGTCGATCATCGGCAAGTGTCACTTCTGCGTGAAGTCGCACTTCGATACGCTGGTCGCGGAAGGTATGAGTTCGACGCAATTGCGCGATGTCGGTCGCATCGCGGCGGTGATCAATGCCACCGCGCAGTGTATTGCCGCCGAGGGGAAATAG
- the ispF gene encoding 2-C-methyl-D-erythritol 2,4-cyclodiphosphate synthase: MDFRIGQGYDVHALVPGRPLIIGGVTIPYERGLLGHSDADVLLHAITDALFGAAALGDIGRHFSDTDAKFAGADSRVLLRECVARVKAAGFSIGNVDSSVIAQAPKLAPHIDGMRANIAADLGLPLERVNVKAKTNEKLGYLGRGEGIEAQAAVLLVKH, translated from the coding sequence ATGGATTTCAGAATTGGGCAAGGCTACGACGTGCACGCGCTGGTGCCGGGGCGTCCGTTGATCATCGGCGGCGTGACGATTCCGTACGAGCGCGGCTTGCTCGGGCATTCGGACGCTGACGTGCTGCTGCACGCGATCACCGACGCGCTGTTCGGCGCCGCCGCGCTGGGCGACATCGGCCGTCATTTCTCGGATACGGATGCGAAGTTCGCCGGCGCCGACAGCCGCGTGCTGCTGCGCGAATGTGTCGCGCGCGTGAAGGCGGCGGGCTTTTCGATCGGCAACGTGGATAGCAGCGTGATCGCGCAGGCGCCGAAGCTCGCGCCGCATATCGACGGGATGCGCGCGAATATCGCCGCCGATCTCGGTCTGCCGCTCGAACGGGTCAACGTGAAGGCGAAGACCAACGAGAAGCTCGGCTATCTCGGACGAGGCGAGGGGATCGAGGCGCAGGCGGCGGTGTTGCTGGTGAAGCACTGA
- the ispD gene encoding 2-C-methyl-D-erythritol 4-phosphate cytidylyltransferase codes for MTSRLFALIPSAGTGSRSGAAMPKQYRTVAGRDMLHYSLAAFDACSEFAQTLLVIAPDDQHFDGRRFGGLRFAVRRCGGASRQASVLNGLHALAEFGAHDDDWVLVHDAARPGITPALIRALVAALKDDAVGGIMALPVADTLKRIDPASTDNRIARTEARDGLWQAQTPQMFRIGTLRDAILRAQADGHDLTDEASAIEWLGLAPKLVQGSLRNFKVTYPEDFDLAEAILSRASAA; via the coding sequence GTGACTTCCCGCCTTTTTGCCCTGATTCCCTCCGCCGGTACCGGCAGCCGTTCCGGCGCCGCGATGCCCAAGCAATACCGCACCGTCGCTGGCCGCGACATGCTGCATTACTCGCTCGCCGCGTTCGACGCCTGCAGCGAATTCGCGCAGACCCTGCTGGTGATCGCGCCTGACGACCAGCACTTCGACGGCCGCCGCTTCGGCGGCTTGCGCTTCGCGGTGCGCCGTTGCGGCGGGGCGTCGCGCCAGGCGTCGGTGCTCAATGGCCTGCATGCGCTCGCCGAATTCGGCGCGCACGACGACGACTGGGTGCTGGTGCACGACGCGGCCCGTCCCGGCATCACGCCCGCGCTGATCCGCGCGCTGGTCGCCGCGCTGAAGGACGATGCGGTCGGCGGCATCATGGCCTTGCCGGTGGCGGATACCTTGAAGCGGATCGACCCGGCCTCCACGGACAACCGCATCGCCCGCACCGAGGCGCGCGACGGTTTGTGGCAGGCGCAAACGCCGCAGATGTTCCGCATCGGCACGCTGCGCGACGCGATTCTGCGTGCCCAGGCCGACGGTCACGACCTGACCGACGAGGCGAGCGCGATCGAATGGCTCGGGCTGGCGCCGAAACTCGTGCAAGGCAGCCTGCGCAATTTCAAGGTCACTTATCCGGAAGATTTCGATCTGGCCGAGGCGATTCTGAGCCGGGCGTCAGCCGCTTGA
- the mfd gene encoding transcription-repair coupling factor, with product MPDIAASSQSTSPVALVKAGQRFAFDGTHGSADALLIARYHLAYRDRVPLLAVVCESAVDAQRLSQEIGFFAPEAKVRLLPDWETLPYDTFSPHQDLVSERLATLHDLGEARCDILLVPATTALYRMPPASFLAAYTFSFSQGERLDEAKLKAQLTLAGYEHVSQVVRPGEYCVRGSLLDLFPMGSPLPYRIDLFDDQVDSIRAFDPDTQRSLYPVKDVRLLPGREFPFDEAARTAFRSRWRETFEGDPSRASIYKDIGNGVPSAGIEYYLPLFFDDTATLFHYLPEGAQLAFVGDLDAAIRRFTNDTKQRYNFLSHDRDRPILEPQRLFLSDEDFYAFARPFARLALPANAGGGWSTPLPNLAIDRHADDPVAALRAYLATTPNRVLFAAESAGRRETLLQLLADNQLRPASSDSFQAWLQGDARFSLGVAPLANGFAVPIDGIAVITETELYGPLARRAGRRRQEQASNVDSMVRDLSELKVGDPVVHSQHGIGRYMGLVTMDLGEGETEFLHLEYAGDSKLYVPVALLHVISRYSGADPESAPLHSLGSGQWEKAKRKAAQQIRDTAAELLNLYARRAARQGHAFPLEPKDYVKFAESFGFEETPDQAAAIAAVIGDMTSGKPMDRLVCGDVGFGKTEVALRAAFIAVMGGKQVALLSPTTLLAEQHTQTFSDRFSDWPVRIAELSRFKSTKEVNAAIQQINEGSVDIVIGTHKLLSSDVQFKRLGLVIIDEEHRFGVRQKEALKALRAEVDVLTLTATPIPRTLGMALEGLRDFSVIATAPQKRLAIKTFVRREEDGVIREAMLRELKRGGQVYFLHNEVETIENRRQMLEALVPEARIAVAHGQMHERELERVMRDFVAQRANVLLCTTIIETGIDVPSANTILIHRADKFGLAQLHQLRGRVGRSHHQAYSYLLVHDPQGLTKQAQRRLEAIQQMEELGSGFYLAMHDLEIRGTGEVLGDKQSGEIHEIGFQLYTDMLNDAVKALKEGKEPDLTAPLAATTEINLHAPAILPADYCGDVQERLSLYKRLANCEHNDSIDGIQEELIDRFGKLPPQAHALVETHRLRLAAKPLGISKIDAGEAVIGLQFIPNPPIDAMRIIEMVQKHKHIKLAGQDKLRIETRSPDLAVRVATVKETLRALGAPARGNPGNAGAAATR from the coding sequence ATGCCAGACATCGCCGCATCATCGCAGTCCACTTCGCCCGTCGCGCTCGTCAAGGCCGGCCAGCGTTTCGCCTTCGACGGCACGCACGGCTCGGCCGATGCGCTGCTGATCGCCCGCTACCATCTCGCGTATCGCGACCGGGTGCCGCTGCTGGCGGTCGTCTGCGAAAGCGCGGTCGACGCGCAGCGTCTGTCGCAGGAAATCGGCTTCTTCGCGCCCGAAGCGAAGGTACGCCTGCTGCCCGACTGGGAAACGCTGCCTTACGACACCTTTTCGCCGCACCAGGATCTGGTCTCGGAGCGGCTCGCCACCTTGCACGATCTCGGCGAGGCGCGCTGCGACATCCTGCTGGTGCCGGCCACCACCGCGCTGTATCGCATGCCGCCGGCCTCGTTTCTCGCCGCGTATACGTTCTCGTTCTCGCAGGGCGAGCGTCTCGACGAAGCGAAACTCAAGGCGCAGCTGACGCTGGCCGGCTACGAGCACGTGAGCCAGGTGGTGCGTCCCGGCGAATACTGCGTGCGCGGCTCGCTGCTCGACCTGTTTCCGATGGGCTCGCCCTTGCCATACCGGATCGACCTGTTCGACGATCAGGTCGATTCGATCCGCGCGTTCGATCCCGATACGCAGCGCAGCCTGTACCCGGTGAAGGACGTGCGCCTGCTGCCGGGCCGCGAATTCCCGTTCGACGAAGCCGCGCGCACCGCGTTTCGCAGCCGCTGGCGCGAGACCTTCGAGGGCGATCCGAGCCGCGCGTCGATTTATAAGGACATCGGCAACGGCGTGCCGTCGGCGGGCATCGAATACTATCTGCCGCTGTTCTTCGACGACACCGCGACGCTGTTCCACTATCTGCCCGAGGGCGCGCAACTGGCGTTCGTCGGCGATCTGGATGCGGCGATCCGGCGCTTTACCAACGACACGAAGCAGCGCTACAACTTCCTGTCGCACGACCGCGACCGGCCGATCCTCGAACCGCAGCGGCTGTTCCTGTCGGACGAAGATTTCTACGCGTTCGCCAGGCCGTTCGCGCGCCTCGCGCTGCCCGCCAACGCGGGCGGCGGCTGGTCCACGCCGTTGCCCAATCTGGCGATCGACCGCCATGCGGACGACCCGGTCGCCGCACTGCGCGCGTATCTTGCCACCACGCCGAACCGCGTGCTGTTCGCCGCCGAATCGGCGGGCCGCCGCGAAACGCTGCTGCAACTGCTCGCCGACAATCAGCTGCGCCCCGCGTCGAGCGACAGTTTCCAGGCGTGGCTGCAGGGCGACGCGCGGTTTTCGCTAGGCGTCGCGCCGCTCGCCAACGGTTTCGCGGTGCCGATCGACGGTATCGCGGTCATCACCGAAACGGAGCTGTACGGACCGCTCGCGCGCCGCGCGGGACGCCGCCGCCAGGAACAGGCGAGCAACGTCGATTCGATGGTGCGCGATCTGTCCGAGTTGAAGGTCGGCGATCCGGTCGTGCATTCGCAGCACGGCATCGGCCGCTATATGGGACTCGTGACGATGGATCTCGGCGAAGGCGAGACCGAGTTCCTGCACCTCGAATACGCGGGCGACAGCAAGCTCTACGTGCCGGTCGCGCTGTTGCACGTAATTTCCCGCTATAGCGGCGCGGACCCGGAAAGCGCGCCGCTGCATTCGCTCGGCTCCGGCCAGTGGGAAAAAGCCAAGCGCAAGGCCGCCCAGCAGATTCGCGATACCGCCGCCGAACTGCTGAATCTGTACGCGCGCCGCGCCGCGCGCCAGGGCCACGCGTTCCCGCTCGAACCGAAGGATTACGTGAAGTTCGCCGAGAGCTTCGGCTTCGAGGAAACGCCCGACCAGGCCGCCGCGATCGCCGCCGTGATCGGCGACATGACAAGCGGCAAGCCGATGGACCGGCTGGTATGCGGCGACGTCGGCTTCGGCAAGACCGAGGTCGCCTTGCGCGCGGCCTTCATCGCGGTGATGGGCGGCAAGCAGGTCGCGCTGCTCTCGCCCACCACGCTGCTCGCCGAACAGCACACGCAGACCTTCAGCGACCGCTTTTCCGACTGGCCGGTGCGGATCGCGGAACTGTCGCGCTTCAAGTCGACGAAGGAAGTCAACGCGGCGATCCAGCAGATCAACGAGGGCAGCGTCGATATCGTGATCGGCACGCACAAGCTGCTGTCGTCCGATGTGCAGTTCAAGCGCCTCGGGCTCGTGATCATCGACGAGGAACACCGCTTCGGCGTGCGCCAGAAGGAAGCGCTCAAGGCGCTGCGCGCGGAGGTCGACGTGCTTACGCTGACCGCCACGCCGATCCCGCGGACGCTCGGCATGGCGCTCGAAGGTCTGCGCGATTTTTCGGTGATCGCCACCGCGCCGCAGAAACGTCTCGCGATCAAGACCTTCGTGCGCCGCGAGGAAGACGGCGTGATTCGCGAGGCGATGCTGCGCGAACTGAAGCGCGGCGGCCAGGTGTACTTCCTGCACAACGAAGTCGAGACCATCGAGAACCGCCGGCAGATGCTCGAGGCCCTCGTGCCCGAAGCGCGGATCGCGGTCGCGCACGGCCAGATGCACGAGCGCGAACTCGAACGCGTGATGCGGGACTTCGTCGCGCAGCGCGCCAACGTGCTGTTGTGCACGACGATTATCGAAACCGGTATCGACGTGCCGAGCGCCAACACGATCCTGATCCATCGCGCGGACAAGTTCGGTCTCGCGCAATTGCATCAGTTGCGTGGCCGCGTGGGCCGCTCGCATCACCAGGCGTATTCGTATCTGCTGGTGCACGATCCGCAAGGCCTCACCAAGCAGGCGCAGCGTCGCCTCGAAGCGATCCAGCAGATGGAGGAACTCGGTTCGGGCTTCTATCTGGCCATGCACGATCTGGAAATCCGCGGTACCGGCGAGGTGCTCGGCGACAAGCAGTCGGGCGAGATTCACGAGATCGGCTTCCAGCTCTACACGGACATGCTCAACGACGCGGTGAAGGCGCTCAAGGAAGGCAAGGAACCCGACCTCACCGCGCCGCTCGCCGCGACCACCGAGATCAACCTGCACGCACCGGCGATTCTGCCCGCCGACTATTGCGGCGACGTGCAGGAGCGTCTGTCGCTGTACAAGCGCCTCGCCAATTGCGAGCACAACGATTCGATCGACGGCATCCAGGAAGAACTGATCGACCGCTTCGGCAAGTTGCCGCCGCAGGCGCATGCGCTGGTGGAGACGCATCGGCTGAGGCTCGCGGCGAAACCGCTCGGCATTTCGAAGATCGATGCCGGCGAAGCGGTGATCGGTTTGCAGTTCATCCCCAATCCGCCGATCGACGCGATGCGGATCATCGAGATGGTGCAGAAGCACAAGCACATCAAGCTCGCGGGCCAGGACAAGCTGCGCATCGAAACGCGCAGCCCCGACCTCGCGGTGCGGGTGGCGACGGTCAAGGAAACCTTGCGTGCGCTTGGCGCGCCGGCCCGTGGCAATCCAGGCAATGCGGGCGCCGCTGCTACGCGATAG
- the argE gene encoding acetylornithine deacetylase, producing the protein MSHVADTAQSSTPASASSASSPVSLPWVTRLVSMDTVSRNPNLGLIETVRDELRAAGVQATLTHDPSGKWANLFATIPAHDGETNGGVVLSGHTDVVPVDGQQWDSDPFKPEIRDDKLYGRGTCDMKGFIGAALALVPDMQRVKLAKPIHFALSFDEEVGCAGAPLMIADLMKRGVKPDGCIVGEPTSMRPIVAHKGINAYQCCVRGQAAHSSLTPKGLNAIEYAARLICYIRDMADQFREQGPFDELYDVPFTTAQTSTITGGNAINTVPAECRFQFEFRNLPTLDPEPIFARIDQYARETLLPKMLREHPSAAIEITKIAAAPGLDSSEQAAITQLVRALTADQDKRKVAYGTEAGLFSLAGIPSIVCGPGDIQQAHKANEFVALEQLVACERFLQKFIHSMTVDAHAH; encoded by the coding sequence ATGTCTCACGTCGCTGATACAGCGCAGTCGTCAACGCCCGCTTCCGCTTCTTCCGCTTCCTCTCCCGTTTCGCTCCCCTGGGTCACCCGCCTCGTGTCGATGGACACGGTCAGCCGCAATCCCAATCTCGGCCTGATCGAAACCGTGCGCGACGAACTGCGCGCGGCCGGCGTGCAAGCCACGCTCACGCATGACCCAAGCGGCAAATGGGCGAACCTGTTCGCGACGATCCCCGCGCACGACGGCGAGACCAACGGCGGCGTGGTGCTGTCCGGTCATACGGACGTGGTGCCGGTGGACGGCCAGCAGTGGGACAGCGATCCGTTCAAGCCCGAGATTCGCGACGACAAGCTGTACGGCCGCGGCACCTGCGACATGAAGGGGTTCATCGGCGCGGCGCTCGCGCTCGTGCCCGACATGCAGCGCGTGAAGCTCGCGAAGCCGATTCACTTCGCGCTCTCGTTCGACGAAGAAGTGGGCTGCGCCGGCGCGCCGCTGATGATCGCCGACCTGATGAAGCGCGGCGTGAAGCCGGACGGCTGCATCGTCGGCGAACCGACCAGCATGCGCCCGATCGTCGCGCACAAGGGCATCAACGCGTATCAGTGCTGCGTGCGCGGCCAGGCCGCGCATTCGTCGCTCACGCCGAAGGGCTTGAACGCGATCGAATACGCGGCGCGTCTGATCTGCTATATCCGCGACATGGCCGATCAGTTCCGCGAGCAAGGCCCGTTCGACGAACTGTACGACGTGCCCTTCACCACCGCGCAGACCAGCACGATCACCGGCGGCAACGCGATCAATACCGTGCCGGCCGAATGCAGATTCCAGTTCGAATTCCGCAATCTGCCCACCCTGGACCCGGAGCCGATCTTCGCGCGCATCGATCAATACGCGCGTGAAACGCTGTTGCCGAAAATGTTGCGCGAACATCCATCGGCGGCGATCGAGATCACGAAGATCGCCGCGGCGCCCGGGCTCGATTCGTCTGAACAAGCGGCCATCACGCAACTCGTGCGCGCGCTGACCGCCGATCAGGACAAGCGCAAGGTGGCCTACGGCACCGAAGCGGGGCTGTTCTCGCTGGCCGGCATTCCGAGCATCGTGTGCGGGCCCGGCGATATCCAGCAGGCTCACAAGGCCAATGAATTCGTCGCGCTGGAGCAGTTGGTGGCGTGCGAACGCTTCCTGCAAAAATTCATTCACAGCATGACGGTCGACGCGCACGCGCACTGA
- a CDS encoding threonine/serine dehydratase — protein MSTATPQHTDHTIDGEPIPTLDDIATQHFALTPWVTRTPVFDRMDFASLEGTVVNFKFELLQVSGSFKARGAFTNLLALDETQRSAGVTCVSGGNHAVAVAYAAMRLGVSAKVVLFRAANPARVALCRQYRADIVFAENIAEAFELVRRIEAEEGRYFVHPFNGYRTVLGSATLGYEWATQTPDLEAVVLPIGGGGLAAGVSTAMRLANPRIHVYGVEPEGADVMGRSFAANHTIKMGSMHGIADSLMSPHTEEYSYELCRRHIDELVTVSDDDLRAAMLTLFGQLKLAVEPACAAATAALLGPLRERLQGKRVGVLLCGTNTDPVSFAAHIERARQHASEFPAQSAQ, from the coding sequence ATGTCAACCGCCACGCCGCAACATACGGACCACACGATCGACGGCGAGCCGATCCCCACGCTCGACGACATCGCCACCCAGCACTTCGCGTTGACGCCGTGGGTCACGCGAACGCCGGTATTCGACCGGATGGATTTCGCGTCGCTGGAAGGCACGGTGGTCAACTTCAAGTTCGAGTTGTTGCAGGTGAGCGGCAGTTTCAAGGCGCGCGGCGCGTTCACCAATCTGCTCGCGCTGGACGAAACCCAGCGCAGCGCAGGCGTGACCTGCGTGTCGGGCGGCAATCATGCGGTGGCGGTCGCGTACGCGGCCATGCGGCTTGGCGTCAGCGCGAAGGTGGTGCTGTTTCGCGCGGCCAACCCGGCGCGCGTCGCGCTGTGCCGGCAGTATCGCGCGGACATCGTGTTCGCCGAGAACATCGCCGAGGCGTTCGAACTCGTGCGCCGCATCGAAGCGGAGGAAGGCCGCTATTTCGTGCACCCGTTCAACGGTTATCGCACGGTGCTCGGTTCGGCCACGCTCGGCTACGAATGGGCGACGCAGACGCCCGACCTCGAAGCGGTCGTGCTGCCGATCGGCGGCGGCGGTCTCGCGGCCGGCGTGTCCACCGCGATGCGGCTCGCGAATCCGCGCATCCACGTGTATGGCGTGGAACCCGAGGGCGCGGACGTGATGGGCCGCAGCTTCGCGGCCAATCACACCATCAAGATGGGCTCCATGCACGGCATCGCCGATTCGCTGATGTCCCCGCATACCGAGGAGTACAGCTACGAGTTGTGCCGCCGTCATATCGACGAGCTCGTCACCGTATCCGACGACGACCTGCGCGCCGCCATGCTGACCTTGTTCGGACAACTGAAGCTCGCGGTCGAACCGGCCTGCGCGGCCGCGACGGCCGCCTTGCTCGGACCGCTGCGCGAACGTCTGCAAGGCAAGCGCGTGGGCGTGCTGCTGTGCGGCACCAATACCGACCCGGTCAGTTTTGCCGCGCATATCGAACGCGCGCGCCAGCATGCGTCAGAGTTTCCCGCGCAATCAGCGCAATAA
- the mscL gene encoding large conductance mechanosensitive channel protein MscL, with product MSMVKEFKEFALKGNVMDLAVGVIIGGAFSTIVNSIVKDLIMPVVGLATGGLDFSNKFIRLGEIPPTFKGSPESYKDLQTAGVAVFGYGSFITVLINFIILAFIIFLMVKFINNLRKPAEAAPAAPPPTPEDVLLLREIRDSLKNSPR from the coding sequence ATGAGCATGGTCAAGGAATTCAAGGAATTTGCCCTCAAGGGCAACGTGATGGATCTTGCGGTCGGTGTGATTATCGGCGGCGCCTTCTCCACCATCGTCAATTCGATTGTTAAAGACCTGATCATGCCGGTTGTCGGGCTTGCCACCGGCGGCCTCGATTTCTCCAACAAATTCATCCGCCTCGGCGAGATTCCGCCCACCTTCAAGGGTAGCCCGGAGTCGTACAAGGATTTGCAGACGGCCGGCGTGGCGGTGTTTGGCTACGGCTCGTTCATCACCGTGCTGATCAACTTCATCATCCTGGCGTTCATCATTTTCCTGATGGTCAAATTCATCAACAATCTGCGCAAGCCGGCCGAAGCCGCGCCGGCCGCACCGCCGCCCACGCCGGAAGACGTGCTGCTGCTGCGTGAGATCCGCGATTCGCTGAAGAATTCGCCGCGATAA